A region of Pieris rapae chromosome 20, ilPieRapa1.1, whole genome shotgun sequence DNA encodes the following proteins:
- the LOC110993132 gene encoding mucin-4 isoform X3 — protein sequence MGSMRYFSAGALFTIVLLTECLGANDRSRQRSGPIRSVPVAADIKREANFDCPEEFGYYPHPTDCTLYYVCVFGGALLESCTGGLMYSHELQTCDWPRNVGCDATGAVVADDLERLNEREPPPPPPRRNPPPAPRLQPKPVVTSRGQTQYSRREEYEKQQQLYAEVDDLPPVEELETDRQQRVYRGQPSTIGQVQKDRDGYVSQPISSGRTLNANIIPASLNQNSKIGSFSFGSQVDERRTATATQAPQTYSGQKDNVTDIPDRLIDISTNEIEIDGASFKTHQRTKRSTAPLDFNFDSKNQTQITKRIDDDQVMEYFEAETEPSLNDYDDDHDETERDKRQVRYYLKNGYKTPVKIWPNTKQIKLVDLQHYNPNIQSPRYQTQYNNDNLNSATRQQLPQSYFQNPYLTYQTDNFQSQRPFKPSIPDIAKQKPTNINTQIITKSPPISSLNNNDNPFASLSGGFYNNNQNKVTHNNQNMQYSFQPVTPKYVSFPDSSQLSTTLVTGKPVHGNPTISPNNYNSNYQVPDTQPSKFHNTNDLNKKPNVAKPVDVDEEYEDEDSDESDDEESEEFQNGGNFKPFSTRLPHEYTHPKNKYAHIDNPFANPNFDFDEFLSNLRENHYSAIGVTTSKPKPVPDMAFNLQTPKVYSSTPSYDKKVTNPTAFGSTGVSSPKPFTIPGVISNSANLHNVQHAHSNVDSYNNPPQVFKGQTGLVASKFKPPNFKDDRQLPLQYNFNTQFGNNINNNQTRLTSPNSFSQYLHEVTPKPFNANTRFNSVTSSTNAYRQANSMSSERPFVTSTMKPDNAYIVTFQQSTIKPSLANNQLAALQNHWKQTASDFSDIMKSTLRPNYFSDIPNLEGLFKQAIHPSSQAPIKSPESVRHYMTTTSTTTTKPPLKRKPIPKPSPEMTDYYYDDEDDQYYYEPMVKPKYMPSTEVKPQRPPMAQNYHEYDDSSEETGDLKNIKGNSLAPRRPTNPNSLSDSVTKNHNDVSVVTKVPFKQSLKNINGKIPVPVMGYVSPDVTHQDLNELSMVHHIRNRTYHMRVPNGNNPYTLKPPKYLNQTTLRPYTLRHRLAKPTTVKDSATQSEENKQTRGRIRHHNIVAQMKLTTPSDSSKQETRYTKTSHDDKINSLEPTESIPPSSYSASPRPKMLYNGSQAYSPDQYDPYYAVYDEDGELYKDTVQQTYRGTPPPARRPVETYTPRPVLPDDYDDALIQGQIPNQNQYQTAIRQQTRGDVNELGYDHVPSSVRTTIYEATSLSTTPPTTSTTFTTTTTTTTTSTTKRPTTAPFKETITVTRFSPRSSTDENSFRDSDPNEKRTNLNESTSTLPATLSSRINFSSHAKPFEKTDNLNRLDDNLPSTDLPTIKPVARVTPNSEHNLKIVQDNYKPVNKKMISLTTGFSIRRNSNDTDNPYTLTVRTKPYEPFIAPVKSSNNNVNNKKQDIQRYYYDVDKNVDDHKIESDLNITTSISENNDNLQIAEVRELTKHKRPHIKVTPTPKTKIRINTTPSSTDSTKFYLKTVRRRPATNTNHIEKTFSSTDNIKLDDIVDSAIQNEDKHEKLETMQSSTSKVTDEQLGDRYLNNRQWDESVISPYETLNNLRNKETEQDLEYTSTSTTTSTTSTLPPRQFLDGYVSRDKPITQQPSYYTYRVADDDVPDQTTEVFNGRVRNIIKTFFNSFTSTPQFIETTSLFSTPLPKEEVVNIGFQKKKIKYVEEKPVRNNIKYLQIITEPSVTEILPTFVNVPEMVSEVTDSIITSTYNTPPVLPSRQGENKQSYTSILESSTVNDFVNIQKPNSYESKFTKFVTHKPDHLKSAKYTKLLSKEPLVDDIIPTQGYDRLSTTTLSNSDIKYNTSAKSIELQPIIVSDIASTTSTTKSTTTTKTDYDLTSTKNLPFPTRVSRVNPAIKLAAKTLGDGRRSYQSSPNCSTDNRLQANPKCNEIKYQRPSNTRGRGSAHYSTQGGSDSPPQTPNRGTPPTRSRPTLKPSTAIVSKTADAPDIYTIPPSRPAPVYPQPQPDKTAAKCRKDVCLLPDCFCGGKDIPGDLPVESVPQIVVLTFDDSVNDLNKGLYADLFEKGRVNPNGCPISATFYVSHEWTDYSQVQNLYSAGHEMASHTISHSFGEQFSQKKWNREVGGQREILAAYGGVKLEDVRGMRAPFLSVGGNKMFKMLYDSNFTYDSSLPVYENKPPSWPYTLDYKLFHDCMIPPCPTKSYPGVWEVPMVMWQDLNGGRCSMGDACANPSEAEGVYKMILKNFDRHYTSNRAPFGLFYHAAWFTQAHHKEGFIMFLDFINKMKDVWIVTNWQALQWVRDPTPISRLNNFQPFQCNYQGRPKKCNNPKVCNLWHKSGVRYMRTCQPCPEIYPWTGKTGIRSSRIDNEIEDK from the exons caaCAACAATTATATGCTGAGGTGGATGATCTACCACCAGTCGAAGAACTTGAGACCGACAGGCAACAGAGGGTGTACAGAGGACAACCATCAACAATAGGACAGGTTCAAAAGGACAGAGACGGCTATGTGTCACAGCCCATATCATCTGGAAGGACTCTAAATGCTAATATTATTCCCGCTTCGTTGAACCAGAACAGCAAAATTGGATCATTCTCTTTTGGTAGCCAGGTTGATGAGAGAAGAACCGCTACAGCTACGCAGGCGCCACAAACTTACAG TGGACAAAAAGACAACGTAACTGATATTCCTGACAGACTTATAGACATTTCGACTAATGAAATTGAAATCGATGGAGCTTCTTTCAAAACTCATCAAAGAACTAAACGTTCAACTGCGCCATTAGATTTCAATTTTGACAGCAAAAACCAAACTCAAATTACGAAAAGAATTGATGATGACCAAGTAATGGAATATTTTGAAGCCGAAACTGAACCCAGTTTAAATGACTATGACGATGACCACGACGAAACCGAAAGAGACAAGCGACAAGTTagatactatttaaaaaatggctATAAAACACCAGTTAAAATATGGCCTAATacaaagcaaataaaattagttgatTTACAGCATTATAATCCTAATATACAAAGTCCTAGATATCAAACAcagtataataatgataacttAAATAGTGCAACACGACAACAGTTACCTCAAAGCTATTTTCAAAATCCCTATTTAACGTATCAGACAGATAATTTCCAATCACAACGGCCCTTTAAACCAAGTATTCCAGACATCGCTAAACAAAAGCCAACTAACATTAATACgcaaataataactaaaagcCCCCCTATATCGTCACTCAACAATAATGACAATCCCTTTGCTTCTTTGTCTGGTggtttttacaataacaacCAGAATAAAGTTACTcataataatcaaaacatGCAATATTCATTTCAACCTGTTACAccaaaatatgtttcatttcCTGATTCATCGCAGCTCTCAACAACGCTTGTTACGGGAAAACCCGTACATGGTAATCCGACTATTtctccaaataattataattccaaTTATCAAGTTCCTGATACACAACCAAGTAAATTTCATAATACAAATGATCTAAACAAAAAACCTAATGTTGCCAAGCCTGTAGACGTAGATGAAGAGTATGAAGACGAAGACTCGGATGAAAGTGATGATGAGGAATCAGAAGAATTTCAAAACGGTGGTAATTTCAAACCATTTTCAACACGGCTACCTCATGAATATACACacccaaaaaataaatatgctcATATTGATAATCCGTTTGCAAATCCTAACTTTGATTTTGATGAGTTTCTATCTAACTTAAGAGAAAACCACTATTCAGCAATTGGTGTGACAACATCTAAGCCTAAACCAGTTCCAGACATGGCTTTTAATCTACAAACTCCAAAAGTTTATTCATCTACTCCTTCTTATGACAAGAAAGTTACTAATCCTACGGCTTTTGGAAGCACAGGCGTCAGTTCTCCCAAACCATTTACTATTCCCGGGGTTATAAGCAACTCAGCAAATCTGCATAATGTACAACATGCGCATAGTAATGTGGACTCTTATAATAATCCACCACAAGTCTTTAAAGGACAAACAGGATTAGTCGCTTCAAAGTTTAAGCCTCCAAACTTTAAAGATGATAGACAGCTACCacttcaatataattttaatacgcaatttggaaataatatcaataacaatCAAACACGTCTCACATCACCAAATTCTTTTTCACAATATTTGCACGAAGTTACGCCTAAGCCATTTAACGCTAATACGAGGTTTAACAGCGTTACTTCAAGTACAAATGCGTACCGTCAGGCTAATTCAATGTCGAGTGAAAGACCATTTGTAACCTCTACTATGAAACCTGATAATGCTTACATTGTAACTTTTCAACAATCAACTATTAAGCCATCATTGGCGAATAACCAACTAGCTGCTCTTCAGAACCATTGGAAACAGACTGCAAGTGATTTCTCAGATATTATGAAGTCTACACTTAGACCCAATTACTTTTCCGACATACCAAATTTAGAAGGGTTGTTTAAGCAAGCAATACATCCTTCCTCCCAGGCACCAATAAAGTCTCCTGAATCTGTTAGACACTACATGACAACAACGTCAACAACGACTACCAAACCCCCTCTTAAACGTAAACCTATACCTAAACCTTCGCCAGAAATGACCGACTACTATTATGATGATGAAGATGATCAGTATTATTATGAACCTATGGTGAAGCCAAAATATATGCCAAGTACTGAAGTAAAACCGCAACGCCCGCCCATGGCTCAGAACTACCATGAATATGATGACTCCAGCGAAGAAACAGGTGACTTGAAAAACATAAAAGGAAATTCCCTTGCACCTCGTAGACCAACAAACCCAAACTCTCTCTCGGATAGTGTTACCAAAAATCATAATGATGTATCAGTTGTCACGAAAGTTCCTTTTAAACAGTCATTGAAAAACATCAACGGAAAAATACCTGTCCCTGTGATGGGATATGTTTCTCCAGATGTAACACATCAGGATTTAAATGAATTGTCCATGGTTCATCATATACGAAACAGAACATATCACATGCGAGTTCCTAATGGTAATAATCCTTATACCTTGAAACCACCAAAATATCTTAACCAGACTACATTGAGGCCTTATACGTTAAGACATAGATTAGCTAAACCTACAACTGTAAAAGACAGTGCGACTCAAAGTGAAGAAAATAAACAGACGCGGGGTCGAATACGTCACCACAACATCGTTGCACAAATGAAATTGACTACTCCATCTGACAGCTCTAAACAAGAGACTCGTTACACAAAGACCAGTCACGATGACAAAATAAACag TTTGGAACCCACTGAAAGCATTCCACCATCATCTTACTCGGCCAGTCCTCGCCCCAAAATGCTATACAACGGTTCTCAGGCATACAGTCCTGACCAGTATGATCCTTATTATGCTGTTTATGACGAAGACGGTGAATTGTACAAAGACACAG TCCAGCAGACGTACCGTGGCACGCCACCACCGGCTCGCCGACCTGTGGAGACCTACACGCCCAGACCCGTATTGCCTGATGACTACGATGACGCACTCATTCAAGGACAG ATACCTAACCAGAATCAGTATCAGACAGCTATTCGTCAACAGAcaag GGGCGATGTTAATGAATTGGGCTATGATCATGTTCCAAGCAGCGTGAGAACAACTATTTATGAAGCTACATCCTTAAGCACAACTCCTCCAACGACAAGCACTACCTTTACCACTACTACCACTACTACCACGACTTCTACCACAAAACGTCCAACCACTGCACCCTTCAAAGAAACAATAACTGTGACTCGTTTTAGTCCAAG ATCGTCAACTGATGAAAATTCATTTCGCGATTCCGATCCTAACGAAAAGCGAACAAATCTTAATGAATCCACCTCAACTCTTCCTGCAACTTTATCCTCTCGTATAAACTTTTCGTCCCATGCAAAACCCTTTGAAAAGACTGACAACCTTAACAGGTTGGACGATAACTTACCCTCGACTGATTTACCGACAATAAAACCAGTTGCTAGAGTAACACCAAACAgtgaacataatttaaaaattgttcaaGACAATTATAAgcctgttaataaaaaaatgatatcgTTAACTACAGGCTTTTCTATTCGACGAAATTCAAATGATACTGATAATCCTTACACATTGACTGTAAGAACTAAACCTTATGAACCATTTATTGCTCCTGTCAAATCTTCAAATAACaatgtgaataataaaaaacaagataTCCAAAGATATTACTATGATGTTGACAAAAATGTAGATGATCATAAAATTGAGAGTGATTTGAATATAACTACATCAATAAGTGAAAATAATGATAACCTTCAAATCGCAGAAGTTAGGGAATTGACAAAACATAAGCGACCCCACATAAAAGTAACACCTAcaccaaaaacaaaaataagaattaatacTACTCCATCATCAACAGATTCGACAAAATTTTACCTCAAAACAGTACGTAGAAGGCCAGCAACAAATACCAACCATATCGAAAAAACCTTTTCCTCAACAGACAATATTAAGTTGGACGATATTGTAGATTCAGCTATACAGAATGAAGATAAACATGAGAAATTGGAAACCATGCAATCAAGTACGTCCAAGGTTACTGATGAACAATTAGGCGAtagatacttaaataatagacAGTGGGATGAATCTGTTATATCACCCTATGAAACGCTCAATAATTTACGTAATAAAGAGACCGAACAAGATTTAGAATATACATCAACAAGTACCACTACCAGTACCACTAGCACATTACCTCCGAGACAATTCTTAGATGGCTACGTTAGCAGAGATAAGCCAATAACGCAACAACCCTCGTACTACACGTATCGCGTTGCAGACGATGATGTTCCGGATCAaacaactgaagtatttaatGGGAGAgtgagaaatataattaaaacatttttcaataGCTTTACAAGTACGCCACAATTTATAGAAACAACATCACTCTTTTCAACACCTCTACCGAAGGAAGAAGTTGTTAATATTGGctttcaaaaaaagaaaataaagtatgTTGAAGAAAAACCTGTTCggaacaatattaaatatcttcaAATTATTACTGAGCCCAGTGTAACAGAAATTCTACCAACTTTTGTAAATGTTCCGGAAATGGTATCTGAAGTGACCGATTCAATCATTACATCAACGTATAATACACCACCAGTTCTTCCTTCTAGACAAGGTGAAAATAAACAGAGCTATACAAGTATTTTGGAAAGTTCAACTGTAAATGATTTTGTTAACATACAAAAACCTAACTCTTACGAGTCTAAATTTACGAAGTTTGTAACACACAAACCAGACCATTTAAAATCTGCTAAATATACAAAGTTACTTAGCAAGGAGCCTTTAGTTGACGATATAATCCCTACCCAAGGTTATGATCGATTATCAACCACGACTTTGTCTAACAGTGACATTAAGTATAATACAAGCGCGAAGTCAATTGAACTTCAGCCAATAATAGTTAGCGACATTGCTTCAACTACAAGCACGACAAAATCGACAACAACGACAAAAACTGATTACGACTTGACTTCGACTAAAAATTTACCTTTCCCAACTCGGGTATCGCGAGTCAATCCCGCCATAAAGTTAGCGGCGAAAACCCTTGGAGATGGGCGCAGGAGTTATCAATCGTCGCCAAATTGCTCAACAGACAACCGTCTGCAAGCGAATCCAAAATGCAACGAAATCAAATACCAGAG acCAAGCAACACACGTGGACGCGGTTCCGCGCACTACTCTACTCAGGGTGGATCTGATTCTCCTCCACAAACTCCTAACCGAGGAACTCCACCAAC CCGCAGTCGTCCGACATTGAAACCTTCAACTGCTATTGTGTCTAAGACCGCTGATGCCCCAGATATATACACCATACCTCCAAGCCGGCCCGCACCAGTATACCCACAACCACAGCCAGACAAAACCGCAGCCAAATGCAGAAAAGACGTTTGTCTTTTACCAGACTGTTTCTGCGGTGGAAAGGATATTCCTG GCGATCTTCCCGTTGAGAGCGTACCGCAAATAGTTGTGCTGACATTCGACGATTCAGTAAATGACCTCAACAAGGGATTGTACGCCGACCTGTTTGAAAAAGGTCGTGTGAATCCCAACGGTTGTCCCATCTCAGCCACTTTTTACGTATCACACGAATGGACCGACTACAGCCAAGTTCAGAATCTTTATTCAGCTGGGCATGAGATGGCATCGCACACAATATC tcATAGCTTTGGTGAGCAATTTTCTCAGAAGAAATGGAACAGAGAAGTAGGCGGGCAAAGAGAGATATTAGCCGCATATGGTGGAGTAAAACTAGAAGATGTAAGAGGAATGAGAGCTCCTTTCCTTTCTGTCGGAGGCAACAAgatgtttaaaatgttatatgattcCAACTTTACATATGATTCCTCTTTACCTGTATATGAAAACAAACCCCCGAGCTGGCCTTACACGCTCGACTACAAATTGTTCCACGATTGCATGATTCCACCTTGCCCAACGAAATCATACCCAG GTGTTTGGGAAGTTCCTATGGTGATGTGGCAGGACCTGAATGGTGGCAGATGTTCTATGGGGGACGCTTGCGCTAACCCATCAGAGGCAGAGGGCGTGTACAAAATGATTCTGAAAAACTTTGATCGTCATTACACATCCAACAG agcACCATTTGGTCTCTTCTATCACGCCGCCTGGTTCACTCAGGCTCACCACAAGGAAGGATTCATTATGTTCCTGgactttattaacaaaatgaaGGATGTGTGGATTGTCACCAATTGGCAAGCTCTCCAGTGGGTCAGAGACCCTACTCCAATATCTAGGCTTAACAATTTCCAGCCATTCCAATGCAATTACCAA GGCCGACCGAAGAAGTGCAACAACCCAAAGGTGTGTAACCTTTGGCACAAATCCGGGGTACGGTACATGAGGACTTGCCAGCCATGTCCCGAGATTTACCCCTGGACAGGCAAAACTGGCATCAGATCGTCGCGCATCGACAATGAAAttgaagataaataa